A window of the Cheilinus undulatus linkage group 21, ASM1832078v1, whole genome shotgun sequence genome harbors these coding sequences:
- the triobpb gene encoding TRIO and F-actin binding protein b isoform X3: protein MTPDLLNFKKGWMSKLDESGEWKKHWFVLTDAGLKYYRDSSAEEKDDLDGEIDLKSCVKVSEFDVEKNYGFQIQTREAAFTLSAMTAGIRRNWIEVLKKCVRPSSSPDLTQLPDSSSDKENSHSRFLPSSRRFPSRHADILPEPPASAPPTQRRFEYVELSPVPVSSGSLPTNQREAGEGQGREHSQWQEERNTSSQWEAVLSRKGTSGGSNQRLRTEDEIEKKWAEFERMPLKEMSSLPPMGSRSLSQSANEALQREVASLRQQLEQLKGGGVGGGGGGVRGGCGPEAPCGRSLAAMERAHRQALEELQRQHERQIREMETEKERLLLEETQDIARVMEALKKKHKEELEREVEKAKRLNSGTLDSQSLRVQQKAESQALQRELASLSERYSQKCLDLNRAEQNNAEREREISRKERDMEQLRKENQDLKTRLTEEISRMRSTDQNSEDNKDRAPCELEVLLRVKENEIEYLHKEISCLRNELQFLNTEKRVASERYSEMQDELSGIKGRSEREIQSLKEHLRLAMAALQEGQKLGNSLDH, encoded by the exons CCCGACCTCCTGAACTTTAAGAAGGGCTGGATGTCCAAGCTGGACGAGAGCGGAGAG tGGAAGAAGCACTGGTTTGTTTTGACAGATGCAGGACTCAAGTACTACAGAGACTCCAGTGCAGAGGAG AAAGACGACCTGGATGGGGAGATTGATCTTAAATCTTGTGTGAAGGTATCTGAGTTTGATGTGGAGAAGAACTATGGCTTTCAGATCCAG ACACGAGAAGCTGCATTCACATTGTCGGCCATGACGGCAGGGATCAGGAGGAATTGGATAGAGGTTTTAAAGAAATGCGTCCGCCCCAGCAGCTCTCCAGACCTCACACA ATTACCTGACAGCAGCAGTGACAAAGAAAACTCCCACTCTCGCTTCCTCCCGTCATCTCGTCGCTTCCCGTCGCGTCATGCAGACATTCTGCCAGAACCTCCAGCCTCCGCTCCTCCCACACAGCGTAGATTTGAATACGTCGAGCTGTCTCCTGTCCCTGTGTCTTCTGGCTCCCTCCCGACCAATCAGAGAGAAGCAGGAGAGGGGCAGGGGAGGGAGCACAGCCAGTGGCAGGAGGAGAGGAACACCAGCAGCCAGTGGGAGGCTGTGCTTTCCAGAAAAGGGACAAGCGGGGGATCGAACCAAAGGCTACGCACAGAGGACGAAATagagaaaaaatgggcagagttTGAACGTATGCCGTTAAAGGAGATGAGCTCTTTACCACCAATGGGATCACGGTCTTTGAGCCAGTCAGCCAATGAGGCGCTGCAGAGGGAG gtGGCGTCACTAAGGCAGCAGCTGGAGCAACTAAAGGGAGGTGGGgtagggggagggggagggggtgtGAGGGGTGGTTGCGGCCCTGAGGCTCCCTGCGGTCGCAGCCTGGCAGCGATGGAGCGTGCTCATCGACAGGCtttggaggagctgcagaggcAGCATGAACGTCAGATCAGGGAGAtggagacagagaaggagaggctgctgctggaggagacGCAAGACATCGCACGAG TGATGGAGGCTTTGAAGAAGAAACACAAAGAGGAACTGGAGAGAGAGGTGGAGAAGGCCAAGAGGCTAAACAGTGGGACACTAGATTCACAGAGTTTGAGAGTCCAACAAaa GGCAGAGTCTCAGGCATTGCAGAGAGAGCTGGCCAGTCTTTCAGAGCGATACTCTCAAAAGTGTTTGGACTTAAATCGAGCGGAGCAGAacaatgcagagagagagagggagatcaGCCGCAAGGAGAGAGACATGGAGCAGCTGAGGAAAGAGAACCAG GACTTGAAGACTAGACTGACTGAGGAAATCAGCCGAATGCGTTCTACAGATCAGAACTCAGAGGACAACAAAGACAGAGCACCCTGTGAACTTGAG GTCCTTCTCAGGGTGAAAGAGAACGAGATCGAGTACTTACACAAAGAGATCAGCTGTCTGAGGAATGAGCTGCAGTTTCTTAACACG GAGAAGAGGGTGGCCAGTGAACGTTACTCAGAGATGCAGGACGAGCTTAGCGGGATCAAAGGCCGAAGTGAGAGAGAGATCCAGAGTCTGAAGGAGCACCTGAGGCTCGCCATGGCCGCTCTGCAAGAAGGTCAGAAACTGGGGAACAGCCTGGACCACTGA